The following proteins come from a genomic window of Phacochoerus africanus isolate WHEZ1 chromosome 9, ROS_Pafr_v1, whole genome shotgun sequence:
- the LOC125136499 gene encoding olfactory receptor 14J1, translating to MANLTSMSGFLLMGFSDDHKLQILHALLFLVIYLLALTGNLLIITITTLDHHLHSPMYYFLKHLSLLDLCFITVTVPQSIANALMNNGYISLGQCILQVFFFIALASSEVAILTVMSYDRYVAICQPLQYETIMDPWACRQAVIAVWVTGGLSGLTHTAINFSVPLCGDRVIHQFFCDVPQMLKLACSYEFINEIAVAAFTTSAAFFCLISILLSYTRIFSAVLRIPSAQGRTKVFSTCLPHLLVVTFFLSAAGFEFLRPPSDSQSAMDFMFSIFYTVVPPTLNPVIYSLRNKAMKAALRKVLSKEEFAQRKKCFKAIFQL from the coding sequence ATGGCCAACCTGACCTCGATGAGTGGATTCCTCCTCATGGGGTTTTCTGATGACCATAAGCTTCAGATTTTACATGCACTGCTGTTTTTGGTGATATATCTATTGGCCTTGACAGGCAACCTCCTCATTATCACCATCACTACCTTGGACCATCACCTCCATTCCCCCATGTATTACTTCTTGAAGCACCTCTCTCTTCTGGACCTCTGTTTCATCACTGTCACAGTCCCCCAGTCCATTGCGAATGCACTTATGAACAATGGCTACATTTCTCTTGGTCAATGCATTCTTCAGGTTTTCTTCTTCATAGCTCTGGCCTCATCAGAAGTGGCCATCCTCACAGTGATGTCTTATGACCGGTACGTAGCCATCTGTCAACCACTGCAATATGAAACCATTATGGATCCCTGGGCCTGTAGGCAAGCCGTGATAGCTGTGTGGGTTACTGGGGGCCTCTCTGGGCTGACACACACAGCAATTAacttctctgtccctctctgcGGGGACAGAGTCATTCACCAATTCTTCTGTGATGTTCCTCAGATGCTGAAACTAGCTTGTTCTTATGAATTCATTAATGAAATTGCAGTGGCTGCATTCACGACCTCGGCAGCCTTTTTCTGTTTGATCTCTATTCTGCTTTCCTACACGCGTATCTTCTCCGCAGTGCTGCGGATCCCATCAGCCCAGGGCCGGACCAAGGTCTTTTCTACCTGTCTACCACACCTACTTGTAgtcactttctttctctcagcTGCGGGCTTTGAGTTTCTAAGGCCACCTTCTGATTCTCAATCAGCTATGGACTTCATGTTCTCCATATTCTATACTGTGGTACCTCCGACCCTCAATCCCGTTATCTATAGTTTACGGAATAAAGCCATGAAGGCAGCGCTGAGGAAGGTACTGTCGAAAGAAGAATTTGCTCAGAGAAAGAAGTGCTTTAAAGCCATTTTTCAACTCTGA
- the LOC125136573 gene encoding olfactory receptor 14J1-like: MVMANVTTMCGFLLMGFSNTRELQILHALLFLLMYLSALAGNIIIIAITTLDQHLQSPMYYFLKHLSFLDLAFISVTVPQSIDTSLTGNGCISHGQCMLQVFFFTSLAWAEVAILTVMSYDRYAAICLPLHYEAIMDPRACEWAVIAVWLSGGTSGILYTAATFSITFCRAKVIHQFFCDIPQLLKLSCSNDYLGVIGVAAFMTVLAFICFISIAHSYIHIFSTVLRIPSAEGRSKAFSTCLPHLFVVSFFLSMGVFEFLKSTSDSPTAFDIMISLFYTVVPPTLNPIIYSLRNKTMREALRKLLLGGEFTKKKTFLSYC, encoded by the coding sequence ATGGTTATGGCAAATGTAACCACAATGTGCGGATTCCTCCTCATGGGATTTTCCAACACTCGTGAGCTGCAGATCTTACATGCATTGCTTTTCTTGCTGATGTACCTGTCAGCCTTAGCAGGTAACATCATCATTATTGCCATCACAACGCTGGACCAACATCTCCAATCCCCAATGTATTACTTCTTGAAGCACCTTTCCTTCCTGGACCTCGCCTTCATTTCTGTCACGGTCCCGCAGTCCATTGACACTTCACTGACAGGCAATGGCTGTATTAGCCACGGTCAGTGCATGCTGCAGGTCTTCTTCTTCACGTCTTTGGCCTGGGCTGAGGTGGCCATTCTCACAGTCATGTCTTATGACCGCTATGCAGCCATCTGCCTCCCACTGCACTACGAGGCCATCATGGATCCCAGAGCCTGCGAGTGGGCTGTGATAGCTGTCTGGCTGAGTGGAGGCACCTCTGGGATCCTGTACACAGCTGCCACGTTCTCCATCACCTTCTGTAGGGCCAAAGTCATCCATCAGTTCTTCTGTGATATCCCCCAGTTGCTGAAGCTCTCCTGCTCCAATGATTACCTGGGAGTGATTGGAGTGGCGGCCTTCATGACGGTGCTGGCATTCATCTGCTTCATCTCCATTGCCCACTCCTACATCCACATCTTTTCCACAGTTCTAAGAATTCCCTCTGCCGAGGGCCGCtccaaagccttctccacctgcctgCCCCACCTCTTTGTTGTGTCATTTTTTCTCTCCATGGGCGTCTTTGAGTTTCTAAAATCAACTTCAGATTCTCCAACTGCTTTTGATATTATGATATCTCTCTTTTATACAGTAGTGCCCCCAACACTGAATCCTATTATCTACAGCTTGAGGAATAAGACCATGAGGGAAGCTTTAAGAAAATTACTGTTGGGTGGTGAATTCaccaagaaaaaaacatttttgtccTATTGTTGA